In Desulfovibrio oxyclinae DSM 11498, the sequence CGAGCAGCACGACTTCGTGATCTTCGTAGTCGGGCAGTTCGTCGATGGTGATGAGCGTGTTCTCGGGAATTTTCATGTGGCCGAGGTCGCGGGCGAGATCGATGTTTCGTGACAGGCTTCGTCCGCTGACGGCCACTTTGCGGTTGCAGGCTTCGGCGAGATCGAAGACTTCCTGCATGCGCTGGATGTGGCTTGAGAAGAGGGTGACCAGAATGCGGCCCCGGGCGGCATTGAATATCTCGCGCAGGGAGGATTTGATTTCTCGTTCGGTGAGCGCGAATCCGGAGCGTTCCACGTTGGTGGAGTCCGAAAGCATGAGGGTCACGCCGTCTTCGGAGAATTTCTTGAAGGCATGCAGGTCGGTGGCGTGTCCGTCGAGCGGATTGCGGTCGATCTTGAAGTCGCCGGTGTGGACGATTCGGCCCACGGGGGTCTCGATGCCGAGGCCGAAGCCTTCGATGATGGAGTGGCAGACGGGGATGAAGTTGAAGGCCATGTCGCCGAAGTCCACGCGTTCGAGGTCTGCGACGGGGACGAGCTCGGTCCACTTGTCGAGTTCGTGTTCGCGCAACTTGTTTTCCACCAGTCCAAGGGTGAAGAGCGAGCCGTAGACGGGCGCATTGACCTGCTTGAGCAGCCAGGGCAGGGCGCCGATGTGGTCTTCGTGCCCGTGGGTCAGGATGATGGCTTTGAGCTTGTCCTTGTTCTGGACGATGTAGTCGAAGCAGGGGATGACCACGTCCACGCCGTAGAGGTAGTCCTCGGGGAACATGAGGCCGCAGTCCACGATGACCATGGATTCGGGCGTCGAGTAGAGCATGCAGTTCATGCCGATCTCGCCGAGTCCGCCCAGTGGCGTTATTGTCAGTTGCTGGTCGTTAGCCATTTTTTTTCTCGCTTCTGAGGTCCTGATAGGCTTCGGTCATCATTTGCCGCAGATCGTTTTTGAAAACGTCCCTCTCCTTGAGGGTGTAGCGCGACGGGTCGATGATGGGCAAGACTTTGATCCGGATCGTGCGTTTTCTGTTGAAGAGAAGTTTGCCTGGGGGCAGCAGGTCGTGCGTGCCTTCCATGACGAAAGGGACAACCGGCAGTCCGCACTTGAGGGCGATGATCATGCCCCCGGACTTGAATTCCATGAGTTCTTCCGGGTCGCGGTTACGCGTCCCTTCCGGAAAGATGAGCGGTGAGACGCCGCTGTTGGCGATCTCCACTGCGTGGCTGATGCTTTTCATGGCGGCGCGGCGATTGTCCCGGTCAATGGGAATGTTGTCGGCTTCTTTTAGGGCGGGGCCGAAGACCGGGATGTCGAACAGGCTCTTTTTTGCCACGAAGCGGATGCGGTTTTTCTGAAACACCGAGAAGACGATGGGGATGTCGAAGTTGCTCTGGTGGTTGCCCATGAAAACGTAATGGCCTTCCGGGTCGAGGTCGCCAAGGTCCGCCTCCACGCGGATTCCCGCCAGCTTTACCAGCGTGGTGGCCCACTTGATGGGCACGGGGTCGATCTTTTCAGCCGGTACGCCTTTGCGTTTGAAACGTATCATTTTCAGGCTGTACCAGACAGTGACGGGGGCGATGCAGAGGTAGAAAAGAAGGATGCGAAACATCGGTATTCCTTGTCGGGAGAACGGAAGGCCTCGGGCGCTTCCTCTTCGTATGGGCGCTGCCGTGAATGCTCCGTGAAAGAGATGGATTACGGTCGGTTGTACAGCGTCGTCATTGCCGGGCGGGCCCATGGTCCGCCGCGAGCGGATTTCCAGTGATTGTCGCGGTCGATGCGGTCGTCATTAACTATCGGAAAACGGGTTGCATCACAAGGGCGGCGACACGGTGGGTCAGCGTTGAAGTGCACTTCGATGCATAGAAAAGCGGGCGGTTCGCGAAGAACCGCCCGCTTTGGTCTTTCAGATGTGGATGACTGGGTTATTCCTCTTCATCCTTCTTGTTTTCGGCGATGACCTGATCGGTGATGTTGGGCGGGCATTCCTCGTAATGGTCAAATTCCATGAAGAAGGTGCCCTGGCCGCCGGTCATGGCGTTGAGGGAGGGCGCGTACTTGAGCATTTCGGCCATGGGCACGTGAGCCTTGACCTCGGTGACGCCGGACTGGGACTCGGAGCCGAGCACCTTGCCGCGGCGGGAGGAGAGGTCGCCGATAACGTCGCCCATGAAGGAGTCGGGAACGGCAACGGTCACGGTCATGACGGGTTCGAGCAGCGCGACTTTTCCCTTCTCGGCGGCCTTCTTGAATGCCAGCGAACCGGCGACCTTGAAGGCCATCTCGGAGGAGTCCACATTGTGATAGGAGCCGTCGTAGAGGGTTACCTTGAAGTCGATGACCGGATATCCGGCGAGCACGCCGCGCTGGGCGGTCTCCTGAATGCCCTTGTCCACGGCGGGGATGAACTGGCGCGGGATGGCGCCGCCGACGATCTTGTCCTCGAAGACGTACCCGGTGCCGGCGGGCTGGGGTTCCACGTTGATCCAGCAGTCGCCGAACTGTCCGCGTCCGCCGGACTGCTTCTTGTGACGGCCCTGCACTTCCTGTGCGCCAACCTTGAAGGTCTCGCGATAGGGGACCTTCGGGGTCTTGAGGACGATGTCCACCTTGGAGCGGCGCTTGGCGCGTTCCACGGAGACCTCGATGTGGTTCTGGCCCATGCCGGAGAGCAGCACGTCCGAGGACTCCTCGTCGCGAGAGAGCGTGAGGGTGATGTCCTCTTCGAGCAGCTTGGCCACGGCGGCGAAGACCTTGTCCTCGTCGCCCTTCTCGGCCGGTGCCAGCGCGTAGGTGATGAGCTGCGGGGCCAGCTCGGGTTTGACGATCTTGAAGTCGTCCTTTTCGCTCACGAGGGTGTCCCCGGTGTGGGTGCCTTTAAGCTTGGCAAGGGTCACGATGCTGCCGGGCCCCATGGGGGTTTTGGAGGCGGTCTGTTCCTTGCCGTTCATGAGATGCAGCTGGCCGATGCGTTCCTTTTCACCACTTGCGGAGTTGGTGATCATTGAGTCGGGCTGCAGCGTTCCGGAGCAGACGCGAACCACGGTGAGCTGTCCGGCGAAGGGGTCGGCGATGGTCTTGAATACGAAGCAGGACAGGGGCTCGTCAGGGGAGCTGGCGCGTTCGCCGTCCTCGCCCTGCCACGGCTTGTGTTCCAGCGGGGATGGCAGCAGGGTCTGGATAGTGTCCAGTAGCTCTTTGCCACCCTTGTTTTCCAGCGCGGAACCCACAGCCACGGGAACCAGTTCGCCGGAGAGCACGCCCGCCTTGAGGCCCTGAGTGATCTGATCCGGGGTCAGCTCACCTTCCTCGAAATACAGTTCCATGAGTTCTTCATCGGATTCGGCGATGTTTTCGATCATGGTCTCGCGCATGGTTTCCACTTCGTCGGCGATGTCGGCCGGGATGTCGCCTTCGGTGGTTTCACCGTTTTCGCCGAACATGATCGCCTTGCCGGAGAGCATGTCCACCACGCCCCGGAAATCCTCTTTGCTGCCGATGGGATAGTAGAGCAGCACCGGGCGCATGCCGAGCATCTCGGAGAGGCCGTTGAAGGCACTGTCGAAGTCTGCGCGGTCACGATCCATTTTGTTGATGAAGACTATGGAGGGGAGTTCGGCGTCGGTCACGCGCCCCCAGATCTTGCGGGTCAGCGGCTTGACGCCGTCCACCGCGTCAACCACGAGCACGGCGCCGTCCGCGGCTTTCACGCTGAAGGACAGGTCACCGTTGAAATTTGATGCTCCCGGCGTATCGATGAGGAAGTGCTGGTTCTTGTTCCACTTGAAGTTGGCGAATCCGGGCTGAATGGAGCCGCGGCGCTTGATCTCCTCGGGTTCGTAATCCAGTACGGTGTTGCCCTCTTCAACCTTGCCGAGCCGATTGACGACTCCGGCTTTGTACAAGAGCATTTCCGCGACCGAGGTCTTGCCGCTGCCGCCGTGGCCCACAATGGCGTAGGTTCTCTGCGTGTTCAGATCCGACATGTAGTACTCCCTCGATATAGTGTGATTTTTCAATACGGACGGCCCCCCGGGGCACGCCATTGAAAGCACCGTGTAAAATTTCCAGTAGTGTAGTGCTATAGGAAGCAGGGCACTACGTTGTCAAGTACAACCGGACGTGATTCAAGGCGGTTGGACTGCTTGACGAGCTTGAACAGGGGGGCTTTTTGTGGTCTATTCATGCACGGAGGACTTCGTCATGCCCCTGATCGACTACACGGAGCGAATCGAGCGTCTGCAGCGGGGACTGGGCCGTGCCTTCGAGGCGGAGCCATGGATCCTGAACCTGCCGGGCAAGTCCGTTGCCTGCAAACTGGACCAGTACTATTATCTCGCGGTGATGCCCGCATTTGCCGAAAAACTGGCGCGCTATTCCGGGCTGCTCCCCGAGAGCGTGGTGGAAACGCTGGTCAGGACGGGCAACCTCATCACCCGTCCCCCGGAGCGAGACCCGGTCGTGACGCTTGGCGTCACGTGGGGCGGCAAGGTCTACGAGATCACCGCCGCCTTTGTGGAAGCGGATTTCATCGACCGCGCCGTCAAGGTCTACGGCGATATGGAAAGCGGGCTCAACGTGTCGGACCTCAAGATAGCCGCGGCCTCGAAGCCATCGGTGGACGAGCTTTTCGAGGGGAAGACCGCGCCGCAGGGGCTGGCCTTTACCGGCTGAAGCCCGATTATCATGGGCCGCGTCCCTTTGCCGGGACATGATACCGGACATGAAAGAGCTCCGGTTGGCGGCCCGTTTCCGTTCCCATTCACGTGAAACCATCCGGAATGTCATGACTGCTACCAATGAAGAAACGCCGCTGAAAATCGGGCAGGCCGCCTCGAAGCTCGGGTTGAAGTCCTATGTGCTTCGGTACTGGGAAACCGAGTTCTCCATGCTGAAGCCCATCAGAACCGAATCCGGACAACGGCTTTACGGGGCTGAGCAGATGCGTATGCTGGAAGAGATAAGGTCTCTTCTTTACGAGGAAGGCCTGACCATCGAAGGTGCGCGCAAACGCCTTGAAAGCGGCGAAGAGCGTGACACGCTGGCAGAAGTCCGAAACGAATTGAGGGAGATAGCCAAGCTCCTTGAGTGAACAAGCCTCGGAGAGAGCATGTCGAAGGTTCTGAAGTGGTTCATGATTGCAGGAATTGCAGCCGTCATCATCGGTGCCGCCGCCGCGGCCTACGTCAAGAGTCGATTTGAACCCGAGCGGCTCAAGCGCGACCTTGCCGGGGTCGTGATGAAGCAGACCGGGCGCACGCTGAAAATCGCCGGAGACATGGAGCTCACCTTTTTCCCAAGCTTCGGTGTCAGGCTTTATGACGCCACGCTTTCCAACCCGGACGGATTCGATGACGACCCCATGCTGAGAGTGGGGATGGCCGATGTCTCCGTGGACATCATGCCGCTTTTTTCCAAGCAGATTGAGATGGGCGATGTTACGTTGCAGGACGTGACGTTTCGACTGCTCATCGACGAAAACGGCAGATCGAACCTTGAGGGACTTGCCGGCAAGGACGAGCCGGACGACAAGGGCGTCGAGGGGGAAAGCGGGGCGACCTATTCCTTCAGGGCGAAGTCTCTTGAGGCTTCCGGGCTTCGTTTTGTTCTGGACAACCGCCAGGACGGGCGCTCCCTTGACCTTTCTGACATAGACCTGAGCGCGACGCCGGTGGAGCTGGGCAAGCCCATGAAGGTGCGCACTTCGCTCGGCGTGGCTCTTTCCGACCCCGGGCTTGAAGCCGATGCCTCGTTGCGTTGCACGGCGGTGCTCAAGCCGTTTGAGGATACCTATTATCTCAAAGACATATCCGGTAACGGCAATCTCTCCGGAGCAATACTCAAGGACGGCGCGGTCGAACTGGGCCTGCAGGCCGATTCGCTTGATGTCCATCCACAGGCGCGGCGGTTGGTGTTTGGCAATCTCGGGCTGGAAGCCTCTGGGGAGTCTCCGTTGGTGCCGTCGAATGATCTCTCCGGCTCGCTTTTCGTGGAAAAGGGCAGCATCGGGTTTGCCGACGAGGTGTTGAAACTCACAAATTACAGGCTTGCCGCCTACGGCGCGCAATTGACCGGTAGTGTGGAGCTTGATGGTTTCGCCTCCGCCCCGGTGGGCAAGGGTGTCATCCGGCTGGCCCAGTGCACGCCGGTACAGGTCTTTCGAAACCTCGGCCTGGAGCTGCCGCCGATGAGTGGTCCGGACGCGCTTTCCGAGGCGGAGGGCGAACTGACGGTGGATCTGAAAAAGGACACCGTGGACATTAAAAAGGCCATGCTCGTGGTGGACGGACAAAGCATTGAAGGCAAAGCCACCATGGCTGGTTTTGAAAAACCGGAATATATCATCGATATCTCGGCCGACTCTCTGAATCTTGATCCATACCTGCCGCCACGCGGCAAGGCACCGAAACCTGCCGACGAAGCCTCCGTTACCCAAGCGGATGCAGAGGCCGCCAAGTCCGGACCCGGTGCGGGCAATGCAACCGACTCGTCCACAACCAATGCCACTGAAGCCGGTATCGACGCGGCAAATGCCACCGATGCAGCCTCGAATGCCACGGCGGGACAGGAAGCGAAAGCGGATGCAGGGAGCGCCAAACCTGCGGAGGCGGCTGTAGACGAAGGCATCCTTCCGGTCAAGATGCTCCGGGACCTGCGGCTTTCCGCCGACCTGGAGGCCGGGACGCTTCAGGCGCGCGGTGTGCGCTTTGACAACTTCAGCGCCCGGATTCGCGCACGGGATGGCGTGGTCTGGCTCAAGCCGCTCAAATTTGAAAGCTACGGCGGGAAGGTGGTTGCCGCTGCTGTCGCCGACGTGCAGCAGGCTTCGCCCCACAGCGGGATGGCCGTTCACGTGGACGACATTCAGGCCGCCCCCCTCGCCAAGGGTTTTGCCGGGCGCGACGACATCGCCGGAAATATTGACTTTGCGGGACACGTACACACGCACGGCAACACTGTTCCCGCCATGCTCAGGGGGATGAACGGCGCTTTCAAGTTCGACGTGCAGGACGGCGTATTTCCCGGCGTCGACCTCAAGGGCATCACGGAGAAGACTGAAAAACAAAAGGACAAAGGCGGCACCATCAGGGCCACCAAGGATTCCCGAACCAAGTTCGGGGCCGTCACCGGCAGCGGTGTCATTGAAGACGGGGTGCTATTTAATCCCGACCTGAGCATCAAGGCGCCCGGCCTGCGTGCGGTGGGCGACGGCAGCGTGAACCTGTACGACGGCGACCTCGGCTATCTGGTCAAGGCCAAGCTGGTGGCCTCTTCCAAGGGGCAGGGCGGCGAGTCGTACGAAGACCTCACGGGCATCGCCGTTCCCGTCCGACTGGGCGGCACCATCGCGAATCCCTCGTGGTTCGTGGATGTGACGCAGTATCTTCAGATTCTCAGCGGAGCAGTGGTGGGGACCGTCGGCGACGTCATCTCCGGAGTGGGTGATATCCTGACCCTCGGCGGCCTTTCCCGATATCAGGAGAAGGAGAAGATGAAGGAGATCAAGGCGCTGCGCGTTGATGTCGATCCCCAGAAAGTCATAGACAGGCTTGAGGCCGAGTTTTAGACTTTCCTACTATACAATTTGCCAAATCGTCACCGGGCCTCCCTTTTCATGGGGCGGGCCCGGTGTATTGCTGTCTGCATTCAAGGGGAACGCAATGAAGAAAATACTTTTTCTCTGTACCGGCAATTCCTGCCGCAGCCAGATGGCTGAGGGATGGGCCCGGCATCTCAGGCCGGACCTTGCGGCGTTTTCGGCCGGCATCGAAAAACACGGCATCAATCCTTATGCCGTGCGCGTCATGGCCGAGGAAGGCGTGGATATTTCGGCGAACGATTCCAAACTGGTTACCGAGCTGCCAGAAATGGAGTTTGATTACGTGGTGACGCTCTGCGGCCATGCGAACGAGACCTGTCCGTTCTTTCCCGGATCAGCCAAAAGAGTGCACAAGGGATTCGATGATCCGCCAGCGCTGGCAAAGGAGCTGGAGGACGAGGAAGCTCGCATCGACGTATATCGCCGGGTGCGCGACGAGATTCGCGAGATGGTGAAAGGGATTCCCGCCAGTCTTGAGGAATAGGGGCTACTTGCCGGCGAGGTCGTGCAGCCTGCCGTAGGCGTCGTCCAGTGTTGACTGCTCGGTGACGAGCTGGCGAAGATAGTTGTTTATGGGGCCGACCATGGCGATGGCTTTGTCCACCTCCGGGTTCGCGCCCTTTTTGTATGCGCCGATGTTGACCATGTCTTCCACGCGGTTGAAGGTCGCCATGTGGCGCGTTACCTCGCGTCCGTCCTGCTGTACCTGTTCCGGGGTGATGTCGGAGCGCAGTCGGCTGACGCTCTTGAGCACGTCGATCGAAGGGTAGTGGCCCTGATCCGCAAGCTCGCGCGTCAGGACGATGTGCCCGTCGAGGATGGATCGCACGGCGTCGCAGACCGGTTCGTTGAAGTCGTCGCCGTCCACGAGCACAGTGTAGATGCCGGTGATGGAGCCCTTGGGATTCTTGCCCGCGCGCTCCAGCAACTGGGGCAGATGCGCGAACACGCTCGGCGTGTAACCGCCGCGCGTCGGCGGTTCCCCCGCGGCGAGTCCCACTTCGCGTCCGGCCATGGCGAAGCGCGTCACCGAGTCCATCATGAGCAGGACGTCTTTGCCTTCGTCGCGGAAGTATTCGGCGATTGCCGTGGCTGTGTAGGCGGCGCGCTGGCGGATGAGCGGGCTCTTGTCGCTGGTGGCCACCACCATGACGCTGCGGGCCATGCCTTCCTCGCCGAGGCTGTTTTCCATGAATTCCACCACCTCACGACCGCGTTCGCCAACGAGGGCGATGACGTTCACGTCGGCCTCGGTGTAGCGGGCCATCATGCCCATCAGGGTGGACTTGCCCACGCCGGAGCCAGCCATGATGCCCACGCGCTGGCCCTTGCCGAGCGTCAGCAGGCCGTTGATGGCGCGAACGCCCACGTCGAGTGGTTCGTGGATTCGGGGGCGCTCCAGCGGGTTCGGGGCTTCACGGTGCAGGGGGCTGTATCCCGTGGGGGCGAAGGCTCCCTTGCCGTCCAGCGGTTCGCCGAAGGCGTCCACGGCCCGGCCCAGCATCTCGGAACTGACCGGGATATGCGGCGGGACGTTGGAGTTGCGGATGAGACTGCCCGGGCCGATGCCGCGCATGTCGCGGTAGGGCATGAGCAGGCACGAGCGGTCGCGGAACCCCACCACTTCGGCGGCGATGGGTTCGCTCTCGTCGTCCGGCATGAGATGGCACACCGCGCCGAGCGGTGCCTTGATGCCCTGACCTTCAGCGATGAGGCCCACCACCTTGGTGACCTTGCCGAAGCTCTGGCACGGGTCCAGCTCTTCGAGAAGATTGATCGAGTCCGTGCAGTCGATGCCCATTTACTTTTCCGGGGATTCGTCCTGCGACGTCTGTGTCAGCGTCATCTGTTCGAGGATGGGTTCCACGGCGGCCCAGCGGGAATCCACCGTGTTGTCCACCCGGCCCTGCGCGGTCTCCACGACAACGCCGCCGTTTTCCAGCGCCGGGTCGGGCCGCAGCTGCCAGTGGCCGATGCCGGGATTGCGCTCCTTGGCCTGACGCATGAGTTCGTCCAGAAGCTCCTGATCCTGCGGGGCGCAGCGGATGGTCAGTTCGCGCTGTTCCTCAAGCTTGCTCAGGGCCTCTTCGAGCAGGGCCGTCAATGATT encodes:
- a CDS encoding ribonuclease J, with the translated sequence MANDQQLTITPLGGLGEIGMNCMLYSTPESMVIVDCGLMFPEDYLYGVDVVIPCFDYIVQNKDKLKAIILTHGHEDHIGALPWLLKQVNAPVYGSLFTLGLVENKLREHELDKWTELVPVADLERVDFGDMAFNFIPVCHSIIEGFGLGIETPVGRIVHTGDFKIDRNPLDGHATDLHAFKKFSEDGVTLMLSDSTNVERSGFALTEREIKSSLREIFNAARGRILVTLFSSHIQRMQEVFDLAEACNRKVAVSGRSLSRNIDLARDLGHMKIPENTLITIDELPDYEDHEVVLLVTGSQGEPLAALSRMSTGEHRQLSIQEGDLVLLSSRFIPGNVRAITKVINRLYKLGAEVLYERVQGIHASGHAHGEELRIMFETVKPKYFIPVHGEYRHLVKHKRLAVDCGVEDQNALVIENGQPLTFTEQGFEYEAPVSADKILVDGKGVGDVGQSVLKERQLLAGEGMVIVLLVVDENTGEISVGPEIVSKGFVFEQRYAHLLEDAKCIVLDVHENIPPGATKKLKERIRSALRRFFRRVLDRDPVVVPLVISI
- a CDS encoding MerR family transcriptional regulator — translated: MTATNEETPLKIGQAASKLGLKSYVLRYWETEFSMLKPIRTESGQRLYGAEQMRMLEEIRSLLYEEGLTIEGARKRLESGEERDTLAEVRNELREIAKLLE
- a CDS encoding lysophospholipid acyltransferase family protein: MFRILLFYLCIAPVTVWYSLKMIRFKRKGVPAEKIDPVPIKWATTLVKLAGIRVEADLGDLDPEGHYVFMGNHQSNFDIPIVFSVFQKNRIRFVAKKSLFDIPVFGPALKEADNIPIDRDNRRAAMKSISHAVEIANSGVSPLIFPEGTRNRDPEELMEFKSGGMIIALKCGLPVVPFVMEGTHDLLPPGKLLFNRKRTIRIKVLPIIDPSRYTLKERDVFKNDLRQMMTEAYQDLRSEKKNG
- a CDS encoding AsmA family protein; translation: MSKVLKWFMIAGIAAVIIGAAAAAYVKSRFEPERLKRDLAGVVMKQTGRTLKIAGDMELTFFPSFGVRLYDATLSNPDGFDDDPMLRVGMADVSVDIMPLFSKQIEMGDVTLQDVTFRLLIDENGRSNLEGLAGKDEPDDKGVEGESGATYSFRAKSLEASGLRFVLDNRQDGRSLDLSDIDLSATPVELGKPMKVRTSLGVALSDPGLEADASLRCTAVLKPFEDTYYLKDISGNGNLSGAILKDGAVELGLQADSLDVHPQARRLVFGNLGLEASGESPLVPSNDLSGSLFVEKGSIGFADEVLKLTNYRLAAYGAQLTGSVELDGFASAPVGKGVIRLAQCTPVQVFRNLGLELPPMSGPDALSEAEGELTVDLKKDTVDIKKAMLVVDGQSIEGKATMAGFEKPEYIIDISADSLNLDPYLPPRGKAPKPADEASVTQADAEAAKSGPGAGNATDSSTTNATEAGIDAANATDAASNATAGQEAKADAGSAKPAEAAVDEGILPVKMLRDLRLSADLEAGTLQARGVRFDNFSARIRARDGVVWLKPLKFESYGGKVVAAAVADVQQASPHSGMAVHVDDIQAAPLAKGFAGRDDIAGNIDFAGHVHTHGNTVPAMLRGMNGAFKFDVQDGVFPGVDLKGITEKTEKQKDKGGTIRATKDSRTKFGAVTGSGVIEDGVLFNPDLSIKAPGLRAVGDGSVNLYDGDLGYLVKAKLVASSKGQGGESYEDLTGIAVPVRLGGTIANPSWFVDVTQYLQILSGAVVGTVGDVISGVGDILTLGGLSRYQEKEKMKEIKALRVDVDPQKVIDRLEAEF
- a CDS encoding arsenate reductase ArsC, producing MKKILFLCTGNSCRSQMAEGWARHLRPDLAAFSAGIEKHGINPYAVRVMAEEGVDISANDSKLVTELPEMEFDYVVTLCGHANETCPFFPGSAKRVHKGFDDPPALAKELEDEEARIDVYRRVRDEIREMVKGIPASLEE
- the fusA gene encoding elongation factor G, with protein sequence MSDLNTQRTYAIVGHGGSGKTSVAEMLLYKAGVVNRLGKVEEGNTVLDYEPEEIKRRGSIQPGFANFKWNKNQHFLIDTPGASNFNGDLSFSVKAADGAVLVVDAVDGVKPLTRKIWGRVTDAELPSIVFINKMDRDRADFDSAFNGLSEMLGMRPVLLYYPIGSKEDFRGVVDMLSGKAIMFGENGETTEGDIPADIADEVETMRETMIENIAESDEELMELYFEEGELTPDQITQGLKAGVLSGELVPVAVGSALENKGGKELLDTIQTLLPSPLEHKPWQGEDGERASSPDEPLSCFVFKTIADPFAGQLTVVRVCSGTLQPDSMITNSASGEKERIGQLHLMNGKEQTASKTPMGPGSIVTLAKLKGTHTGDTLVSEKDDFKIVKPELAPQLITYALAPAEKGDEDKVFAAVAKLLEEDITLTLSRDEESSDVLLSGMGQNHIEVSVERAKRRSKVDIVLKTPKVPYRETFKVGAQEVQGRHKKQSGGRGQFGDCWINVEPQPAGTGYVFEDKIVGGAIPRQFIPAVDKGIQETAQRGVLAGYPVIDFKVTLYDGSYHNVDSSEMAFKVAGSLAFKKAAEKGKVALLEPVMTVTVAVPDSFMGDVIGDLSSRRGKVLGSESQSGVTEVKAHVPMAEMLKYAPSLNAMTGGQGTFFMEFDHYEECPPNITDQVIAENKKDEEE
- a CDS encoding FliI/YscN family ATPase translates to MGIDCTDSINLLEELDPCQSFGKVTKVVGLIAEGQGIKAPLGAVCHLMPDDESEPIAAEVVGFRDRSCLLMPYRDMRGIGPGSLIRNSNVPPHIPVSSEMLGRAVDAFGEPLDGKGAFAPTGYSPLHREAPNPLERPRIHEPLDVGVRAINGLLTLGKGQRVGIMAGSGVGKSTLMGMMARYTEADVNVIALVGERGREVVEFMENSLGEEGMARSVMVVATSDKSPLIRQRAAYTATAIAEYFRDEGKDVLLMMDSVTRFAMAGREVGLAAGEPPTRGGYTPSVFAHLPQLLERAGKNPKGSITGIYTVLVDGDDFNEPVCDAVRSILDGHIVLTRELADQGHYPSIDVLKSVSRLRSDITPEQVQQDGREVTRHMATFNRVEDMVNIGAYKKGANPEVDKAIAMVGPINNYLRQLVTEQSTLDDAYGRLHDLAGK